The following are from one region of the Paraglaciecola sp. L1A13 genome:
- a CDS encoding Lrp/AsnC family transcriptional regulator, with amino-acid sequence MAQKNSRPLDSIDLAILASLFEDARTTNKEIAKRVGLAPSSCLERIKRLQADDIIQGASLQVDLNALGGHIQAMISIRLSDHNRLAVDAFVADLLPLPEVLSVFHMGGNIDFLLHVSVADSSHLRDFVFDQLTARPEVNHVESALVYEHRCSGQLPKF; translated from the coding sequence ATGGCGCAAAAAAACAGTCGTCCTTTAGATAGCATCGATTTAGCTATTCTCGCATCGCTTTTTGAAGATGCCCGTACCACAAACAAAGAAATAGCCAAGCGGGTTGGATTAGCGCCGTCATCATGTCTTGAGCGCATTAAACGCCTACAAGCGGATGATATTATCCAAGGCGCCTCATTGCAGGTAGATTTAAACGCACTAGGTGGTCATATTCAGGCCATGATATCAATTCGATTATCAGACCATAACCGCTTAGCGGTAGACGCGTTTGTCGCAGACTTATTACCCCTACCAGAAGTATTAAGCGTATTTCATATGGGTGGGAATATAGACTTTCTACTTCATGTTAGCGTTGCAGATTCGAGCCATTTACGTGATTTCGTGTTCGATCAACTTACCGCAAGGCCTGAGGTTAATCACGTTGAAAGTGCACTGGTATACGAGCATCGATGCTCTGGGCAATTACCTAAATTTTAA
- a CDS encoding succinylglutamate desuccinylase/aspartoacylase family protein: MTNQFIKEYIVVAQNASGRNMNVPLYRFIGQQPGPKVYIQSSIHGAEVQGNVVIYHLIQLLKQQPIRGEVILVPNCNPVGTNIKAGEYTLGRFDPVNGTNWNRGYFFDESLIHEFAKNVHNDDSLVQIKYRFRQQIKQILADKLEEPWGIGLAQRLNLKLQQLAFDADFVLDLHNGPVSTRHIYVPEYAQASASLFNIPHVILIPNKFAGALDEATFCPWWTLQTLLSEKRQQSIDFGVEAFTLEMGSQEVINFTEGEYDANSILGYLNAKGCLIESDIEPQRMRRVATMLKDYKVLYTQQGGMVEYLAKPGEPVKKGQPLAKLLNVDELDTPNATELIRAQCDMIPILHFPSASILSGTQLYKCFTEYFEL, from the coding sequence GTGACCAATCAATTTATAAAAGAATATATAGTCGTGGCGCAAAACGCGTCGGGACGCAACATGAATGTGCCCCTTTACCGATTTATCGGCCAGCAACCCGGGCCTAAGGTCTATATTCAAAGCTCGATCCATGGTGCTGAAGTTCAAGGCAATGTAGTCATTTATCATCTTATTCAGCTATTAAAGCAGCAGCCGATCCGCGGTGAAGTGATTTTAGTACCTAATTGTAATCCTGTAGGCACCAATATTAAGGCCGGCGAATATACCTTAGGGAGATTCGATCCAGTCAACGGTACAAATTGGAATCGAGGATATTTCTTTGATGAAAGTTTGATTCATGAGTTCGCAAAAAATGTGCATAATGATGATTCATTAGTGCAGATAAAATACCGTTTTCGTCAACAAATAAAACAGATCTTAGCGGATAAATTGGAAGAGCCTTGGGGAATTGGTTTAGCACAACGGCTAAACCTGAAGCTACAACAATTAGCATTTGATGCCGACTTTGTACTCGACTTACACAACGGTCCTGTTTCAACCCGTCACATTTATGTACCAGAGTATGCACAAGCTTCTGCGAGCTTATTTAATATTCCGCATGTGATTTTAATTCCCAATAAATTCGCTGGTGCCTTAGATGAAGCCACTTTTTGTCCCTGGTGGACACTACAAACTCTGCTCAGTGAAAAGCGTCAACAGTCTATCGACTTTGGTGTTGAGGCTTTCACACTTGAAATGGGTAGTCAGGAGGTGATTAACTTCACTGAAGGGGAATACGACGCTAATAGTATTTTGGGATACTTGAATGCTAAGGGCTGCTTGATAGAAAGTGATATTGAGCCTCAACGTATGCGCAGGGTAGCAACGATGCTAAAAGACTATAAAGTCTTATACACGCAACAAGGCGGCATGGTGGAGTATTTGGCTAAGCCTGGTGAGCCGGTAAAAAAGGGACAGCCGCTAGCTAAATTACTTAATGTAGATGAGCTTGACACACCCAATGCAACGGAACTTATTCGCGCACAATGCGACATGATACCAATTTTGCATTTCCCGTCGGCTTCCATTCTTAGTGGTACGCAATTATATAAATGCTTTACCGAATATTTCGAGCTGTAA
- a CDS encoding peptidoglycan DD-metalloendopeptidase family protein encodes MVKKAFSQLPKAHKWAVISLASLVLVLALFPSDRASASRNTETALLEIGKRYELPISTEHLATSTTAEANDTLEWKTFQVKRGDTLAKIFARAGLSARDTYNVTQAGDLAKKLVKIRPGQLVSLQIDEKGQFAGLGYAFSNTETLLIQPAEDGSLVSSVDKKQVDTRLNYAQGEINSSFWNAGVRAHLSENQIMSLAAIFGWDIDFALEIRQGDNFNVVFEEKYIDGEFVEYGDIVSAEFTNSGNTFTAIRYSDGNYYTPEGRSMRKSFLRAPVSFKYISSSFKKSRFHPVQKRWKAHRGVDYAANRGTPVMAAGDGKVIRSSYDKYNGNHVFIQHGEKYVTKYLHFTKRNVKVGQTVKQGDIIGTVGSTGLASGPHLHYEFLVDGVHRNPRTVELPKALPIAKKERSAFELVAKHQLELLSNSKRIMLAMN; translated from the coding sequence GTGGTAAAAAAAGCCTTTTCACAATTACCAAAAGCACATAAGTGGGCTGTTATTTCCCTCGCTTCTCTCGTGCTAGTTCTCGCATTGTTTCCGTCTGATCGAGCCAGCGCATCGCGCAATACTGAAACTGCGCTGCTTGAAATAGGCAAGCGTTATGAATTACCGATTAGCACTGAGCACCTTGCTACTAGCACTACAGCCGAGGCTAACGACACCCTTGAATGGAAAACGTTTCAAGTTAAGCGCGGCGATACGTTAGCCAAAATATTTGCTCGAGCAGGTTTATCTGCCCGTGACACCTATAATGTTACCCAAGCAGGCGACCTAGCTAAAAAATTAGTTAAGATACGTCCTGGTCAGCTTGTTTCTTTGCAAATTGATGAGAAAGGTCAATTTGCTGGGCTTGGTTATGCGTTCTCAAATACTGAAACCTTACTTATTCAACCGGCAGAAGACGGCTCTTTGGTCTCTAGTGTCGATAAAAAGCAAGTTGATACCCGCTTAAATTACGCTCAAGGCGAAATTAATAGTAGTTTTTGGAATGCTGGTGTAAGAGCACATTTGTCTGAAAATCAAATCATGAGTTTGGCCGCTATCTTCGGTTGGGATATCGATTTCGCTTTAGAAATACGCCAAGGCGATAACTTCAACGTGGTATTTGAAGAAAAATATATCGATGGCGAGTTTGTTGAATATGGCGATATCGTATCGGCTGAATTTACTAACAGCGGAAACACCTTTACCGCTATTCGTTATTCCGATGGTAACTACTACACCCCTGAAGGGCGCAGTATGCGTAAGAGTTTTTTACGGGCGCCAGTCAGCTTTAAATATATTAGCTCTAGCTTTAAGAAGAGCCGCTTCCACCCGGTTCAAAAGCGCTGGAAAGCACACAGAGGCGTAGATTATGCTGCCAACCGAGGCACGCCAGTAATGGCTGCCGGTGATGGTAAAGTCATTCGTTCCTCCTATGATAAATACAATGGTAACCATGTGTTTATCCAACATGGTGAAAAATACGTCACCAAGTATCTGCATTTCACCAAGCGTAACGTAAAGGTCGGCCAAACTGTCAAACAAGGCGATATAATTGGCACTGTTGGATCTACTGGCTTAGCATCAGGCCCGCATCTTCATTACGAATTTTTGGTTGACGGTGTGCATCGTAATCCAAGAACGGTTGAGCTACCTAAAGCCTTACCCATTGCTAAAAAAGAACGTTCGGCCTTTGAACTTGTTGCCAAGCATCAGCTTGAATTGCTAAGCAATAGTAAGCGCATCATGTTGGCGATGAACTAA
- a CDS encoding cobalamin-binding protein produces MTPLIFYWLTDNHSRAARSINHRSLIKQIFISGVLNFVIIFSSLLLPALAQNKPSIISLAPHTTELIYALGAGDQLLAVSDFSDYPEQAKLLPRVASYNGVDFEQILRLSPDLIVAWQGGNKPQDLTRLASLGFNIYLSSPKKPTDITQDIRALGAFIGRSAEADNLASNFSQQLNLLKQQYAKAVSINVFYYMWPAPLMTIGPNAWATHLLHICGAKNVFSNAPADYPQVSIEQVARKHPSLMIAAMHVSSTEAESFWYDKRALIPAPIAVVDPDQLHRFTPRLINGLTTLCNKVHHNKD; encoded by the coding sequence ATGACTCCACTGATATTTTATTGGCTCACTGACAACCACAGTAGAGCTGCCCGTTCGATAAACCACCGTTCGCTAATAAAGCAGATTTTTATCAGCGGAGTATTAAACTTCGTTATCATATTTTCGAGCTTGTTATTGCCAGCCCTTGCACAAAACAAACCTAGCATTATCAGCCTAGCACCGCACACTACTGAACTCATTTATGCGTTAGGTGCTGGGGATCAATTGTTAGCTGTTAGTGATTTCAGTGATTATCCAGAACAGGCCAAATTATTACCAAGGGTAGCGAGTTACAACGGCGTGGATTTCGAGCAGATCCTGCGCTTATCCCCAGATCTTATCGTCGCTTGGCAAGGGGGAAATAAACCTCAGGATTTAACCAGATTAGCAAGCCTAGGCTTTAACATTTATCTTTCTAGCCCTAAGAAACCAACTGACATTACTCAAGATATAAGAGCATTAGGTGCATTTATTGGCAGATCAGCAGAAGCGGATAATCTGGCGAGTAATTTTTCACAGCAACTTAATCTTTTAAAACAGCAATATGCTAAGGCTGTGAGTATAAATGTATTTTATTATATGTGGCCAGCGCCCCTGATGACGATCGGTCCTAATGCTTGGGCGACGCACCTTTTGCATATTTGTGGCGCAAAAAATGTGTTTTCCAACGCCCCGGCCGATTACCCACAAGTGAGTATCGAACAAGTGGCACGCAAGCACCCCAGTTTAATGATCGCAGCCATGCACGTTAGTTCCACAGAAGCGGAATCGTTTTGGTATGACAAACGCGCGCTTATACCTGCTCCTATTGCAGTGGTTGACCCTGATCAATTACACCGTTTCACCCCAAGGCTAATAAATGGGCTGACGACTTTGTGTAATAAAGTACACCATAATAAAGACTGA
- a CDS encoding cobalamin biosynthesis protein encodes MLIENLLNWPERYHPLGFVRLVADRMAEKVHPSAERPTLQQQISGTLAPLVLISPIAVILAIFTSMAEFPLFFDGVLLLVALQYQPIIDRARKVQNALSLHKKVLARQTLAPMVLRETASLSEVGIVKACIESVILRFHQQYLFIILVFLVFGPVVALSLRLLYEFSHSWNVKLKRFSIFGQPCANILALLLWLPVRISASLCALIHNISGAFKALRALPSSSSTHQVVLALQGGALGIQLSGPIIYDQNKKRSTKCGGPNQASILDINRSLQAITLCKLTYWILSLCIAVVISSLAQ; translated from the coding sequence ATGCTAATCGAAAACTTACTAAACTGGCCTGAGCGGTATCATCCACTTGGCTTCGTTCGCTTGGTCGCGGACAGAATGGCCGAAAAAGTTCACCCGTCAGCAGAGCGACCTACACTGCAACAGCAGATATCAGGCACATTAGCGCCGCTGGTATTAATCAGTCCCATCGCTGTGATATTGGCTATTTTCACCAGCATGGCTGAATTCCCACTCTTTTTCGATGGCGTGCTACTGTTAGTTGCGTTGCAATACCAGCCAATAATAGACCGTGCTAGAAAAGTGCAAAATGCGTTATCGCTGCATAAGAAAGTATTGGCTAGGCAAACACTCGCCCCCATGGTTTTACGCGAGACTGCGTCACTTTCAGAAGTGGGCATCGTTAAAGCCTGTATTGAGAGTGTAATACTTCGCTTTCATCAGCAATACCTGTTTATCATACTGGTATTTCTGGTCTTTGGTCCTGTAGTCGCACTTTCACTTCGCCTGTTATATGAGTTTTCCCATAGCTGGAATGTAAAGCTCAAGCGTTTCAGTATTTTTGGCCAGCCTTGCGCCAATATATTAGCTCTTTTGCTGTGGCTACCTGTGCGTATTTCAGCGTCGTTGTGCGCATTAATACACAATATATCCGGAGCATTTAAGGCATTACGCGCATTGCCGTCATCAAGTAGCACCCATCAAGTTGTATTGGCTTTGCAAGGCGGGGCTTTGGGAATACAGCTAAGTGGACCTATCATTTATGATCAAAACAAAAAGCGCTCAACTAAATGTGGCGGTCCTAATCAAGCTAGTATTCTAGATATAAATCGTAGTCTGCAAGCCATTACATTGTGTAAACTTACATACTGGATTTTATCTTTATGCATCGCAGTGGTTATAAGCAGCTTGGCTCAATAA
- the tyrS gene encoding tyrosine--tRNA ligase has product MADWQSAFAELQRGAEEILLEEELIAKLKEGKPLKIKAGFDPTAPDLHLGHTVLINKLRSFQQLGHEVIFLIGDFTGMIGDPTGKNVTRKPLTREDVLANAETYKEQVFKILDPAKTTIRFNSEWMEALGASGMIKLASSQTVARMLERDDFKKRYANGQPIAIHEFIYPLVQGWDSVALQSDVELGGTDQRFNLLMGRELQKGQGQRPQTVLMMPLLEGLDGVQKMSKSLGNYIGITDSPSDMFGKIMSISDDLMWRYYDLLSFKAIEEVAHYKEQVVAGTNPRDIKIALAKEIIARFHDDAAAEAAHHEFIQRFQKNAIPDEMPEFNFAASEEGMAVANLLKEAGLVTSTSEAMRMIKQGAVKMDGEKVADQKAHFTSLEQAVFQVGKRKFARVTIA; this is encoded by the coding sequence ATGGCAGATTGGCAAAGTGCGTTTGCTGAGCTTCAGCGTGGTGCTGAAGAAATATTGTTGGAAGAAGAGCTAATTGCCAAGTTAAAAGAGGGCAAACCGTTAAAAATTAAAGCTGGCTTCGACCCGACTGCACCAGATTTGCACCTAGGTCATACTGTTTTAATTAATAAATTGCGCTCATTTCAGCAGCTTGGGCATGAAGTTATTTTTCTTATCGGTGATTTCACCGGCATGATTGGCGATCCAACAGGCAAGAATGTGACACGTAAGCCGCTGACTCGAGAAGATGTGTTAGCTAACGCTGAAACATATAAAGAGCAGGTATTTAAGATCCTTGATCCGGCGAAGACAACAATTCGCTTTAACTCTGAGTGGATGGAAGCATTAGGTGCGTCGGGCATGATTAAGCTGGCATCTAGTCAGACCGTTGCACGTATGCTTGAGCGAGATGATTTCAAAAAACGCTACGCTAATGGCCAGCCGATTGCTATTCATGAGTTTATCTATCCCCTAGTACAAGGTTGGGATTCAGTTGCTTTGCAGTCAGATGTTGAGCTGGGTGGTACCGATCAGCGTTTTAATCTACTGATGGGACGTGAATTGCAAAAAGGACAGGGTCAACGGCCACAGACGGTATTAATGATGCCATTACTAGAAGGCCTAGATGGCGTGCAAAAAATGTCTAAGTCATTAGGTAATTATATTGGCATAACGGATTCCCCTAGCGATATGTTTGGGAAAATCATGTCCATTTCTGACGATTTGATGTGGCGTTACTACGATCTACTTAGCTTTAAGGCGATTGAAGAAGTAGCGCATTACAAAGAGCAAGTAGTCGCCGGTACCAATCCAAGAGACATTAAAATTGCTTTGGCTAAAGAAATTATCGCACGTTTTCATGACGATGCCGCAGCGGAAGCCGCGCACCATGAGTTTATTCAACGATTTCAGAAAAACGCCATACCTGATGAAATGCCAGAATTTAACTTCGCTGCAAGTGAAGAGGGTATGGCCGTTGCCAACTTACTTAAAGAAGCTGGTTTGGTGACATCTACCTCTGAAGCTATGCGGATGATTAAGCAAGGTGCGGTCAAAATGGATGGTGAAAAAGTGGCTGATCAAAAAGCACATTTTACATCTTTAGAGCAAGCTGTATTTCAGGTGGGTAAACGTAAATTTGCCCGTGTGACAATAGCGTAG
- a CDS encoding DUF2721 domain-containing protein has product MTITLTTPAMLFPAISLLLLAYTNRFLALASTIRNLDPTQDQENTHAQINNLRKRIQLIKRMQEFGAFSFFLCVLSMLAIYAEYQTIGSTIFAASLILLLYSLGLSVREINISVEALDLHLSHFNLDRKKRKFSRDKPE; this is encoded by the coding sequence ATGACCATCACCCTTACCACACCCGCAATGTTATTTCCGGCCATTTCTTTATTGTTATTGGCTTACACCAATCGTTTTTTGGCTCTGGCGAGCACAATACGTAATCTTGACCCCACTCAGGATCAAGAGAACACTCACGCGCAAATTAATAACTTACGTAAACGTATCCAGTTAATTAAACGGATGCAAGAATTTGGTGCCTTTAGCTTTTTTCTTTGCGTACTTTCGATGCTAGCTATATATGCTGAATATCAAACCATCGGTAGCACTATATTTGCGGCTAGTTTAATACTGTTGTTATATTCGCTAGGATTGTCGGTAAGAGAAATAAACATTTCAGTGGAAGCACTAGATTTGCACTTGAGTCACTTTAATTTAGATAGGAAAAAACGTAAATTTTCTCGTGATAAGCCAGAATAA